One segment of Xiphias gladius isolate SHS-SW01 ecotype Sanya breed wild chromosome 1, ASM1685928v1, whole genome shotgun sequence DNA contains the following:
- the mapk8ip1b gene encoding C-Jun-amino-terminal kinase-interacting protein 1 has translation MADREKRKASPPSGRSVQVNSPASFRLTHDISLDEFEDDDLSEITEITDECGMSLNCNGLDIKGHVRRGTNSMSGRAELGAVGQLQAEMLHLDLIDGADGYRGDIESSKASAIAPPPAIKDPAAPVTMDTYRPKRPTTLNLFPIVPRTQDTLNNNSFGKKYSWQEKVSGSSSPLKTGELTPPREHSCLSDEDKVQGGGAQTKDRGTSTDAPCKHSHTSGHSHGSSTAAVTRSKLQEKPPAPPPPQNYTPAPLYPAGKADGGGHHRERIRYHTDVHLEPTEEIYLTPVQRSSDPLEPQNVQDRPFLSQQTEQGRMSISSDTEGPPPYQPLPDRTNPSIYEEDEVYVPPPSYASCVESLITPPSMALSARSSLALDLSLKGAGTGAGAALRAGSSVEYVDATDESYCGEDEDVDRIIMDGRMRKGGGQGDGGGGGGGRAAPVRTSMSSEASGLSYDSVKYTLVVDEHAQLELVSLRQCYQGYSDDSDSATVYDNCVSSPYESAIGEDYEEEDEEEEENRARIGGVRREATACLSEDSTPEADLHFSKKFLNVFMNGRSRSSSAESFGLYSCVINGEERDQSHRAVYRFVPRHDDELELDVDDPLLVEVQAEDYWYEGYNMRTGARGIFPAYYAIEVTRDTESYKVKSSEWMDRYRLKFLGSVQVPYHKGNDVLCAAMQKIATNRRMTVKYNPPSSCILEISVKGIKLAVQEDYYACDRSNECSHFFQLKNISFCGYHPKNSKYFGFITKHPADQRFACHVFVSENSTKPLAESVGKAFQLYYKEFVEFSCPTEDIYLE, from the exons GGCCATGTGAGGCGAGGAACCAATAGCATGTCAGGGAGGGCAGAGCTGGGCGCCGTCGGCCAGCTTCAGGCAGAGATGCTGCATTTGGACCTTATAGACGGTGCTGACGGTTACCGCGGTGACATAGAGTCCTCGAAGGCATCCGCCATCGCACCCCCGCCAGCCATCAAAGACCCTGCAGCACCTGTTACCATGGATACATACCGGCCCAAGAGACCCACGACCCTTAACCTCTTCCCAATTGTGCCGCGCACACAG GACACATTAAACAACAACTCGTTTGGGAAGAAATACAGCTGGCAGGAGAAAGTTTCCGGCTCGTCCTCGCCTCTTAAAACAG GTGAGCTCACCCCTCCACGAGAGCACAGCTGCCTGAGCGACGAGGACAAGGTGCAGGGTGGGGGAGCACAGACCAAAGACCGCGGGACATCCACCGACGCCCCCTGCAAACACAGCCACACCTCTGGACACTCGCACGGCTCATCTACAGCAGCCGTGACACGCTCCAAGCTTCAGGAGAAGCCGCCCGCACCCCCGCCACCGCAGAACTACACACCAGCTCCTCTATATCCAGCGGGGAAAGCAGATGGAGGTGGTCACCACCGGGAGAGGATCCGATATCACACGGACGTTCATCTAGAGCCCACAGAGGAGATCTATCTGACTCCTGTGCAGCGCTCCTCCGACCCCCTAGAACCCCAAAACGTGCAGGACCGGCCTTTCCTCTCACAGCAGACTGAGCAGGGCCGCATGTCCATCAGCTCTGACACTGAGGGCCCGCCTCCTTACCAGCCCCTCCCTGATCGGACAAACCCCTCCATCTATGAGGAGGACGAGGTCTACGTCCCCCCACCTTCATATGCTTCCTGTGTAGAGTCCCTCATCACGCCACCCAGCATGGCTCTCTCGGCCCGCTCCTCCCTCGCACTGGACCTCAGCCTGAAGGGGGCAGGAACGGGGGCTGGGGCTGCGCTTAGAGCTGGGTCATCGGTGGAATACGTGGATGCTACAGACGAAAGCTACTgtggagaggatgaggatgtGGACAGGATAAtaatggatggaaggatgagGAAGGGGGGAGGACAGGGGgatggcggcggcggcggcggcggcagagCTGCCCCGGTAAGGACGTCCATGAGCTCAGAGGCCAGCGGCCTTTCGTATGACTCGGTCAAATACACGCTGGTGGTGGATGAGCACGCTCAGCTCGAACTGGTCAGTCTCCGGCAGTGTTACCAAGGCTACAGTGACGACAGTGACTCGGCCACTGTCTATGACAACTGCGTCTCTTCTCCCTACGAGTCGGCCATCGGGGAGGATTacgaggaggaagatgaggaggaggaggagaaccgGGCTCGGATAGGAGGAGTGAGGAGAGAGGCCACAGCTTGTCTGTCTGAAGACTCCACTCCAGAAGCAGACTTGCACTTCTCCAAGAAGTTCCTCAATGTCTTCATGAACGGACGCTCTCGCTCCTCTA GTGCAGAGTCCTTTGGCTTATACTCATGTGTCATAAACGGAGAGGAGAGGGACCAGAGCCACAGAGCCGTCTACAG GTTTGTCCCTCGACATGACGACGAGTTGGAGCTGGACGTGGACGATCCGTTGCTGGTGGAGGTCCAGGCGGAGGATTACTGGTATGAGGGCTACAATATGCGAACCGGTGCCCGTGGCATCTTCCCCGCTTACTACGCCATAGAAGTGACCAGGGACACCGAGAGCTACAAAG TGAAGAGCAGCGAATGGATGGACAGATACCGGCTGAAGTTCCTGGGCTCAGTCCAAGTGCCCTACCACAAAGGAAATGATGTTCTCTGTGCCGCTATGCAGAAG aTTGCCACCAACAGAAGGATGACAGTCAAGTACAACCCGCCTTCCTCCTGCATCCTGGAGATCAGTGTGAAAGGCATCAAGCTTGCAGTTCAAGAGGATTATTATGCCTGTGACAGA AGTAATGAGTGCAGTCACTTCTTCCAGTTAAAGAACATTTCCTTCTGCGGCTATCACCCGAAAAACAGCAA GTATTTTGGTTTCATTACGAAACACCCAGCAGACCAGAGATTTGCctgccatgtgtttgtgtctgaaaaCTCCACTAAACCTCTTGCGGAGTCAGTAGG gaaagCCTTCCAGTTGTACTATAAAGAGTTTGTGGAGTTCTCGTGCCCGACAGAGGACATCTACCTGGAATAG
- the LOC120801819 gene encoding N-acetyllactosaminide alpha-1,3-galactosyltransferase-like, with translation MRGLIPITRSTGIFCSLLFLVFALSFIYLRYLSRLRSMDQLLPISDEPREHVILGDTLNFGVRSAVQTCTSWKAPVIWEGMFDPNIYDQMHVQLQSSVALTVFAVGRYLDAYLETFLTSAEKHFMCGLPVTYYVFTDLPEKVPHIELGPQRSMKVIQVEKHSRWQDISMMRMKTISEAIESEIRHRCNYVFCFDVDQEFKGRFGSEALGHSVALLHAHFYKLPKRRFTYDRNPKSKAYMETGDFYYHAAIFGGLWENVKNLVDACYLSIMEDKLNNVEALWHDESHLNKYFWLHKPSKVLSPEYCWDESIGEKGDILVTRLVWAPKHYDTLRKP, from the exons ATGAG GGGGCTCATTCCCATCACAAGGAGTACAGGAATCTTTTGCAGTCTTTTGTTCCTTGTTTTCGCGTTGAGCTTCATATATTTAAG ATATCTGTCGAGGCTCAGGTCTATGGACCAACTGCTGCCGATCAGTGACGAACCGAGAGAACACGTCATTTTAGGCGACACGCTGAACTTTGG GGTCAGATCGGCCGTTCAGACGTGCACATCGTGGAAAGCTCCTGTCATCTGGGAGGGAATGTTTGACCCTAATATTTACGACCAGATGCACGTCCAACTCCAGTCATCTGTGGCCCTCACTGTGTTTGCTGTGGGCAG GTACCTGGATGCCTACCTCGAGACTTTCCTTACCTCTGCAGAAAAACACTTTATGTGCGGATTACCAGTGACATATTATGTGTTTACGGATCTACCAGAGAAGGTACCACACATCGAGCTTGGGCCTCAGCGAAGCATGAAGGTTATCCAGGTTGAAAAGCACTCCAGGTGGCAGGACATCTCTATGATGCGCATGAAGACGATATCGGAAGCCATTGAATCGGAGATCCGTCACCGCTGCAATTATGTCTTCTGCTTTGACGTGGATCAAGAGTTTAAAGGCAGGTTTGGCTCAGAGGCTCTGGGACATTCTGTGGCTCTGCTCCACGCCCACTTTTACAAACTTCCAAAGCGGAGGTTCACCTACGACAGAAACCCCAAATCCAAAGCCTACATGGAAACCGGAGATTTCTACTACCACGCTGCTATCTTTGGGGGATTGTGGGAAAATGTGAAGAATTTGGTAGACGCCTGCTATCTGAGCATCATGGAGGACAAATTAAACAACGTGGAGGCTCTGTGGCACGATGAAAGTCATCTAAACAAGTACTTTTGGCTGCACAAACCAAGCAAGGTGCTCTCCCCTGAGTATTGCTGGGACGAGAGTATTGGTGAAAAGGGGGACATACTGGTCACCCGCCTGGTATGGGCACCCAAACATTACGACACACTTCGTAAGCCGTAG